In uncultured Methanobacterium sp., a genomic segment contains:
- a CDS encoding DUF5518 domain-containing protein gives MDIDWGAVIVGFILSIVLGAVFGIIIPAVGSVLGLLIAGIVVGYMVGGTAGNGMANGAVSGLFGAIVLSILMLIFGTLILGLIGFAAATLTSLVLFIAFFGVMIIMAIGGALGSLIKGEA, from the coding sequence ATGGATATTGACTGGGGAGCAGTAATTGTAGGTTTCATCTTATCAATAGTTTTGGGGGCCGTTTTTGGCATAATTATTCCCGCAGTGGGTTCAGTTCTCGGTTTACTCATAGCTGGAATAGTAGTAGGTTACATGGTAGGCGGAACTGCCGGTAATGGTATGGCAAACGGTGCAGTATCTGGTTTATTTGGGGCCATTGTTCTGTCTATACTAATGCTCATATTCGGTACCCTGATCCTGGGCCTAATTGGATTCGCAGCAGCCACTTTAACTTCATTAGTACTGTTTATAGCATTCTTCGGGGTCATGATCATAATGGCCATTGGAGGAGCTCTTGGTTCTTTGATCAAAGGAGAAGCGTAA
- a CDS encoding DUF5518 domain-containing protein, with translation MIDQKNILIGTVLAVVLVVVLGMLIPLIGGVIALIIAGIVVGYLVNQSVKMGAIHGALIGLFTGIIYVIIIYAVSGFSQKIIGGLIIYSLGFIPVYILLGLGGGIIGYVLKARQQTGTLPEEIPEETTYKDDDEEV, from the coding sequence ATGATCGATCAAAAGAATATTCTCATTGGAACAGTACTGGCAGTGGTACTGGTTGTTGTTTTAGGGATGTTAATCCCATTAATCGGGGGTGTTATTGCCCTGATAATAGCAGGAATAGTGGTTGGATATCTGGTCAACCAGAGTGTAAAGATGGGGGCAATACACGGAGCTTTAATAGGCCTATTCACCGGGATAATATATGTTATCATAATATACGCAGTTTCCGGATTCTCACAAAAGATAATCGGAGGCTTAATTATCTACTCCTTAGGTTTCATACCAGTATACATTCTCCTAGGACTCGGTGGTGGGATCATTGGTTATGTGCTAAAAGCAAGGCAACAGACCGGAACATTACCAGAAGAGATTCCAGAAGAAACTACTTATAAAGATGATGATGAAGAGGTATAA
- a CDS encoding DUF5518 domain-containing protein, whose amino-acid sequence MIDWKAVGVGSLINAVLTIVLTISVFPLFFMGPIIGGLVATYIGRGEKKDAPVEGALTGIIGGLIIGILFVAGFGALSAIIGLIFAKVGLVAGAMTLIAGLFITIFSIFLGGVLGTVGGFIGAEIRENGG is encoded by the coding sequence ATGATAGATTGGAAAGCAGTTGGAGTAGGATCGCTTATAAATGCGGTTTTAACCATTGTGTTAACAATTTCTGTTTTTCCCCTGTTCTTCATGGGCCCAATAATAGGGGGCCTGGTGGCAACCTACATTGGACGTGGTGAGAAAAAAGACGCACCAGTGGAAGGTGCATTAACCGGCATTATTGGCGGACTCATAATAGGAATTCTCTTCGTTGCTGGATTTGGAGCTTTAAGTGCCATAATAGGCCTTATATTTGCTAAAGTAGGTTTAGTGGCCGGTGCGATGACTCTGATAGCTGGTCTTTTCATCACTATATTTTCCATATTCCTTGGCGGAGTTCTGGGCACTGTTGGAGGATTTATCGGTGCTGAGATCAGAGAAAACGGTGGTTGA
- a CDS encoding DUF126 domain-containing protein, giving the protein MTSHHITCRKISRGQAKGAVILSHEPLSFLGGVDPQTGNITDREHELYQQNISGKVLVIPSGKGSTVGSYVIFQMAKNKTAPLAIIALEAEPIIATGAIMASIPMVDQPEEDVLDILEDGDLVEVDADTRIIEILK; this is encoded by the coding sequence ATGACTTCCCATCATATCACATGTCGTAAAATTTCACGTGGACAAGCCAAAGGAGCTGTGATCCTCTCCCATGAACCTTTGAGTTTCCTGGGTGGTGTTGATCCCCAGACTGGAAATATCACTGATCGAGAACATGAGCTTTACCAGCAGAATATAAGTGGTAAGGTACTGGTTATCCCTTCAGGGAAGGGTTCCACCGTGGGATCCTATGTGATCTTCCAGATGGCTAAAAATAAAACCGCACCACTGGCCATCATTGCCCTGGAAGCAGAGCCCATCATAGCCACTGGAGCTATAATGGCCAGCATTCCAATGGTTGACCAGCCTGAAGAGGATGTTCTTGACATTCTAGAGGATGGTGACCTGGTTGAAGTTGATGCTGATACCAGGATCATTGAAATTCTAAAATAA